One segment of Ricinus communis isolate WT05 ecotype wild-type chromosome 8, ASM1957865v1, whole genome shotgun sequence DNA contains the following:
- the LOC8284730 gene encoding uncharacterized protein LOC8284730: MSIVSLSIFLLLATTFMSSTSAKPHIINFHSPNLYPEGLTYDPSAQHFIVGSIHHRTIHSVSDAGIVDTLISDPSLPPNSTVLGLTVDSLNNRLLAVIHSAPPLPPFNALASYELRSRRRLFLSLLPDPDSATDESRSVANDVTVDFKGNAYVTNSAKNFIWKVNDQGEASIFSRSPLFTHYPVDQSSPFSYCGINGIVYLSKGYLLVVQSNTGKMFKVDVEDGGARTVLLTEDLTLADGIAIRKDGVVVVVSQNKLWFLKSDDSWSEGVVYDKTDLDVQRFPTSVAVGREDRVYVLYGSVLEGLMGNGGGREWFDIEEIKSVRESKDENLWIFVLLGLGLAYFLFWRFQMKQLVQNMDKKTS, translated from the coding sequence ATGTCTATCGTCTCTTTATCGATCTTCTTACTTCTAGCGACGACATTTATGTCTTCGACATCAGCAAAACCTCACATTATTAATTTCCACTCACCAAATCTCTACCCAGAAGGCCTAACCTACGACCCGTCCGCCCAGCATTTCATCGTCGGTTCTATCCACCATCGCACTATCCACTCCGTATCCGACGCCGGCATCGTCGACACCCTAATTTCTGACCCCTCCCTTCCTCCTAACTCCACCGTTTTAGGCCTTACCGTTGATTCTCTCAATAATCGTCTCCTCGCCGTCATCCATTCCGCCCCTCCCCTCCCTCCTTTCAACGCCCTCGCCTCCTACGAACTCCGCTCCCGCCGCCGCCTATTCCTGTCCCTCCTTCCCGACCCTGATTCCGCCACTGACGAAAGCCGCTCCGTCGCCAATGATGTGACCGTTGATTTCAAAGGAAACGCTTACGTCACTAACTCTGCTAAAAACTTTATATGGAAAGTCAACGATCAAGGGGAGGCCTCCATTTTCTCTCGATCTCCGCTTTTTACACATTATCCCGTTGATCAAAGCTCGCCGTTTAGTTACTGCGGTATAAACGGTATTGTATACCTCAGCAAGGGGTATTTACTTGTGGTGCAATCGAACACGGGGAAGATGTTCAAGGTTGACGTGGAAGACGGTGGAGCGAGGACGGTTTTGTTAACAGAGGATTTGACGTTGGCGGATGGGATTGCGATTAGGAAAGACGGTGTCGTTGTGGTGGTGTCGCAAAATAAGCTGTGGTTTTTGAAAAGTGATGACAGTTGGAGCGAGGGAGTTGTTTATGACAAAACTGACCTTGATGTTCAGAGGTTTCCTACTTCTGTAGCAGTAGGAAGAGAGGATAGGGTTTATGTGTTGTATGGGAGTGTGTTGGAGGGTCTGATGGGGAATGGAGGAGGAAGGGAATGGTTTGATATTGAGGAAATTAAGTCAGTAAGAGAGAGTAAAGATGAGAATCTATGGATATTTGTTTTGCTTGGTTTGGGTTTGgcttattttttgttttggagGTTTCAAATGAAACAGCTTGTTCAAAATATGGATAAAAAAACCagttaa
- the LOC8284731 gene encoding ubiquitin-conjugating enzyme E2 34 encodes MAEKSCVSRLQKEYRALCKEPVPHVVARPSSRDILEWHYVLEGSEGTPFAGGYYYGKIKFPPDYPYNPPGITMITPNGRFMTQKKICLSMSDFHPESWNPMWSVSSILTGLLSFMMDNSPTTGSVNTTAAEKQRLAKASLAFNCKNPTFKKLFPEYVEKYNQQQQSEQIMSDQVSREASREDRSRPTSEKLDNSSGDVKRDTLKDARRNGKQTFPTWLMLLLVSAFGIVMALPLLQL; translated from the exons ATGGCAGAGAAATCATGCGTCTCTCGGCTTCAGAAGGAATATAGAGCACTGTGTAAA GAGCCAGTTCCCCATGTTGTTGCCCGTCCTTCCTCAAGGGACATTCTTGAGTGGC ATTATGTGTTGGAGGGAAGTGAAGGAACACCTTTTGCAG GTGGATACTATTATGGAAAGATCAAGTTTCCTCCGGATTATCCTTATAATCCTCCCGGAATCAC CATGATCACACCCAATGGACGTTTCATgactcaaaagaaaatatgctTATCTATGAGTGATT TTCATCCAGAAAGTTGGAACCCAATGTGGTCTGTATCCAG TATTCTTACAGGGCTTCTTTCCTTCATG ATGGACAACAGTCCTACGACAGGCAGTGTGAACACTACTGCTGCTGAGAAGCAACGGCTGGCTAAGGCCTCTCTTGCTTTCAATTGTAAGAA CCCAACATTTAAGAAGTTGTTTCCAGAGTACGTGGAAAAGTATAACCAGCAGCAGCAATCTGAGCAGATTATGTCAGATCAAGTGTCACGAGAGGCGTCAAGAGAGGATAGATCCAGACCTACATCAGAAAAACTCGACAATTCCTCAGGAGATGTTAAAAGAGATACACTGAAGGACGCAAGAAGAAACGGGAAACAAACGTTCCCAACCTGGCTAATGTTGTTGCTGGTTTCTGCCTTTGGTATTGTAATGGCGTTGCCTTTGCTTCaactttaa
- the LOC112536939 gene encoding uncharacterized protein LOC112536939, with translation MKAYATALAVLALLLSVILSGWINRAQAEARPDPRPPSLSNFQGFQVDKKNPFKQVDSSFRRIPPSTSNPTQNKCKPPLDD, from the exons ATGAAAGCATACGCTACAGCACTGGCTGTTCTTGCTCTTCTGCTTTCTGTTATTCTATCTGGGTGGATAAACAGGGCTCAAGCAGAGGCTCGTCCGGACCCTCGACCACCTTCCCTGTCAAATTTTCAAGGTTTCCAGGTAGATAAGAAGAATCCATTCAAGCAGGTTGATTCAAGCTTCAGAAGAATACCTCCAAGTACTTCAAATCCTACACAGAATAA GTGCAAACCTCCGTTAGATGATTGA